The following are encoded together in the Acinetobacter radioresistens DSM 6976 = NBRC 102413 = CIP 103788 genome:
- a CDS encoding YkgJ family cysteine cluster protein produces the protein MLSQVIYENACLSCGACCAYYRVSFYWAEGEQIPEHLVESITPVYSCMKGTNQTQPRCQALEGTPGEQVSCSIYSMRSSSCQEVQAGDSQCNKARSAHGMIPLINIEPQVINDDSYDQVS, from the coding sequence ATGTTGTCTCAAGTAATTTATGAAAATGCCTGTTTAAGCTGTGGTGCCTGCTGTGCCTATTACCGGGTATCATTTTATTGGGCAGAAGGCGAGCAGATTCCTGAACATCTGGTAGAGTCAATTACGCCAGTTTACTCATGCATGAAAGGGACTAACCAGACCCAGCCACGTTGTCAGGCACTAGAAGGAACGCCAGGAGAACAGGTCAGTTGTAGTATTTACAGTATGCGAAGTTCAAGCTGCCAGGAAGTTCAGGCTGGTGACAGTCAGTGTAATAAAGCGCGAAGCGCGCATGGGATGATTCCGCTGATTAATATTGAACCTCAGGTAATTAATGATGACAGCTACGATCAGGTTAGCTAA
- the recJ gene encoding single-stranded-DNA-specific exonuclease RecJ: MPNIQVKQRPLLTRVESFQHVSPFLAHILARRGVASEQELELRLKYLLSPCLKGLEQAVEIINQAIDQQKKIVIVGDYDADGATSTALMILALRDMGADVAYLVPDRFKYGYGLTPAIADLAFTRFTPDLLITVDNGISSHEGVKQAQDHGMQVIITDHHLTTKETPAAEAVVNPNQLGCNFPSKALAGVGVAFYVLANLCSFRKRADKSVSNITQYLDLVALGTYADVASLDYNNRILVDAGLKRIHQQQCRPGILALLDIAGREPAALKAQDLGFVLGPRINAAGRMETMEIGIECLLAPDLENAYPLARQLNQLNIERRQIEAQMKQEALRYLEQLQLSKENIPPALIMFEEHWHQGVIGIVAGRLKEQFHRPSIVFAADEDGIHIKGSARSVEGIHIRDCIEQIAEQYPYLVRYFGGHAAAAGLTIRKEHFLEFKQVFTQLIAEMDETLLSATLWTDGELPAEALVLDTVDLIEKLGPWGQKFPSPVFEGTFKVVDFRWLKETHLKLRLALNNGQVVDAIAFNAKDRFEYDPENDQVDLVYELERNEFNGNTGLQLRIIHLKQKIL, from the coding sequence ATGCCGAATATTCAAGTTAAGCAACGCCCTTTACTGACACGTGTAGAAAGTTTTCAACACGTGTCACCCTTTCTTGCCCATATTCTGGCCAGACGTGGAGTCGCTTCTGAACAAGAACTTGAACTCAGATTAAAATATCTGCTTTCTCCTTGCCTTAAAGGACTGGAACAGGCAGTTGAGATTATAAATCAGGCCATTGACCAGCAGAAAAAAATTGTTATTGTCGGAGATTATGATGCAGATGGTGCAACCAGCACTGCTCTGATGATTCTTGCTTTAAGAGATATGGGCGCAGATGTAGCCTATCTGGTTCCTGACCGGTTTAAATATGGTTATGGACTTACGCCTGCAATTGCGGATCTGGCTTTTACCCGTTTTACTCCCGACCTGTTGATTACTGTAGATAATGGTATTTCTAGTCATGAAGGGGTAAAACAGGCGCAAGACCATGGTATGCAGGTTATTATTACAGATCACCATCTGACTACCAAAGAAACGCCAGCCGCTGAGGCAGTAGTTAATCCGAACCAACTGGGCTGTAATTTTCCGAGTAAAGCCTTGGCTGGAGTAGGCGTTGCCTTTTATGTACTTGCCAATCTGTGCAGTTTTCGCAAAAGGGCAGACAAATCTGTCAGCAATATAACCCAATATCTGGACCTGGTTGCCTTAGGTACCTACGCCGACGTTGCGAGCCTTGATTACAATAACCGTATTCTGGTCGATGCTGGTTTGAAACGCATACACCAACAGCAGTGCCGTCCAGGAATTCTGGCATTACTTGATATTGCCGGACGCGAACCGGCAGCTCTTAAAGCACAAGATTTAGGTTTCGTACTTGGGCCGCGTATTAATGCAGCAGGCCGTATGGAAACTATGGAAATCGGAATTGAGTGTCTGTTAGCCCCTGATCTGGAAAATGCTTATCCTCTGGCCCGGCAACTTAATCAGCTAAATATTGAACGCCGTCAGATTGAAGCACAGATGAAGCAGGAAGCCTTGCGCTATCTGGAGCAACTACAGTTATCAAAAGAGAATATACCTCCCGCGCTGATTATGTTTGAAGAACACTGGCATCAGGGCGTGATTGGAATTGTCGCTGGACGCTTAAAAGAGCAGTTTCACCGGCCAAGCATTGTATTCGCAGCAGATGAAGACGGTATTCATATCAAGGGATCGGCCCGTTCGGTTGAGGGAATTCATATTCGTGATTGTATTGAGCAGATCGCTGAACAGTATCCCTATCTGGTACGTTATTTTGGCGGTCACGCTGCCGCTGCCGGACTCACGATCCGTAAAGAGCATTTTTTAGAATTTAAACAGGTTTTTACCCAGCTAATTGCAGAAATGGATGAAACGCTGCTCTCTGCTACACTTTGGACAGATGGGGAGCTGCCTGCAGAAGCGTTGGTTCTTGACACAGTGGATCTGATTGAAAAGTTAGGACCATGGGGACAAAAATTTCCGTCACCTGTGTTTGAAGGAACTTTTAAGGTTGTAGACTTCAGATGGCTTAAAGAGACTCATCTCAAATTACGTCTGGCATTAAATAACGGTCAGGTAGTAGATGCAATTGCCTTTAACGCAAAAGACAGATTTGAGTATGATCCGGAAAATGATCAAGTCGATCTGGTCTATGAACTGGAACGTAACGAGTTCAATGGTAATACAGGCCTGCAATTACGTATTATCCATCTTAAACAGAAAATTTTATAA
- a CDS encoding oxygen-binding di-iron domain-containing protein: MSLDRTTSQVLFDNGTHKCISFTSLVKGEGVQANQFLIIDHERAAVLDPGGDLTYIPLTMELNRYTRLANLDYVMASHQDPDIITSMPRWLVYTDAKVVASKLWARFLPHLNSAFMSDRMKGNWLDRLVELPDQGQSIALGHAAILAIPAHFLHSVGNFQFYDPVSKILFSGDMGASMVENASQPLEDFEAHIPKMKAFHQRYMCANKVIRLWVNMVRKMDIEMIVPQHGSAFIGKEKVKQFLDWIETLQCGVDLMDERIFHCPV; the protein is encoded by the coding sequence ATGAGTTTAGATCGCACCACATCACAGGTGCTGTTTGATAACGGCACACATAAATGCATCAGTTTTACCAGTCTGGTTAAAGGTGAAGGTGTACAGGCCAATCAGTTTCTGATTATTGATCATGAGCGGGCGGCGGTTCTCGACCCTGGTGGCGACTTAACATATATTCCCCTGACCATGGAATTAAACCGTTACACCCGGCTGGCCAATCTTGATTATGTAATGGCCTCACACCAAGATCCGGATATTATTACTTCCATGCCACGCTGGCTGGTTTATACGGATGCCAAGGTGGTTGCATCAAAACTCTGGGCACGCTTCTTACCCCATCTGAACTCTGCCTTCATGAGTGACCGCATGAAAGGTAACTGGCTGGACCGTCTGGTTGAGCTCCCAGATCAGGGGCAGAGTATTGCGCTGGGACATGCTGCGATACTGGCTATTCCGGCTCACTTTTTACATTCAGTGGGTAATTTCCAGTTCTACGATCCGGTTTCTAAAATTTTATTTTCAGGTGATATGGGTGCTTCTATGGTAGAGAATGCCAGTCAGCCACTTGAAGACTTTGAAGCTCATATTCCTAAAATGAAAGCTTTTCACCAGCGCTATATGTGTGCGAATAAGGTTATCCGTTTATGGGTGAATATGGTTCGTAAAATGGATATTGAAATGATTGTGCCACAGCATGGCAGTGCATTTATTGGCAAGGAAAAAGTGAAACAGTTTCTGGACTGGATTGAGACACTCCAGTGTGGCGTTGATTTGATGGATGAGCGTATTTTTCACTGCCCGGTTTAA
- a CDS encoding TMEM165/GDT1 family protein translates to MAAFSVSTAIVALAEMGDKTQLLALLLAARFRKPLPIILAILAATLINHGLSAVLGQFITRMVDPTVMMWILAAGFIGMAIWMLIPDELDDETENINKWQRYGVFGATFVLFFLAEIGDKTQIATVALAARFDSIFWVTAGTTLGMLLANVPAVFIGDKLAHKLPIALIHKISAFIFLAIGIFTIVQHYFF, encoded by the coding sequence ATGGCGGCTTTTTCTGTATCAACAGCGATTGTTGCTTTGGCTGAAATGGGCGATAAAACTCAGCTTTTGGCCCTTTTGTTGGCTGCGCGTTTCCGTAAGCCTTTACCTATTATTTTGGCCATTCTCGCTGCTACGCTGATTAATCACGGGCTTTCCGCAGTATTAGGGCAATTTATTACCCGTATGGTTGACCCGACTGTAATGATGTGGATTCTGGCAGCAGGTTTTATTGGCATGGCAATCTGGATGCTGATTCCTGACGAGCTGGATGATGAAACTGAAAATATTAATAAATGGCAGCGCTACGGAGTATTTGGTGCCACATTTGTATTATTCTTCTTGGCAGAAATTGGTGATAAAACCCAGATCGCTACAGTTGCCTTGGCAGCTCGTTTTGACAGTATTTTCTGGGTAACAGCCGGCACCACGCTAGGTATGCTTCTGGCTAATGTACCTGCAGTGTTTATTGGCGATAAGCTGGCACACAAGCTGCCCATAGCTCTAATTCACAAGATTAGTGCCTTTATCTTCTTGGCGATTGGTATCTTTACTATTGTGCAGCATTACTTTTTCTAA
- a CDS encoding 2-oxo acid dehydrogenase subunit E2 translates to MQIKTPDIGVDQANVAEILVKVGDHIEVDDSIVVLESDKATVEVPATSAGVVKSILVNQGDDVTEGTALIELEAEGTSGGVTEAQEADAAQKTSENTPTELPDREIQQEISSHQPNSPTQAAQPSESGSSSAATVEVKLPDIGVEKALVGELLVQVGDDIQVDQSIAVVESDKATVEVPSTVAGKVQSITVKEGDSVKEGVVLITVRTAEGSAEPVPEKPSVQSATEKFASQRQAATSVENSSSAESTKIEVTVPDLGVDKATVTEILVKVGDRVEAQQSLCVVESDKASVEIPSSAAGIIKALHVELNQVVKQGLLLAVVEIEKSSEPVKTKQAAAVKEQDAATQQTVAKPQNDTGTLSAPQQGTDKLSKEQQLENAKVYAGPAVRKLARELGVVLAQVKASGPHERVMKEDVFAYVKTRLTEVQKPASSTPAPVVSGLPALPDFTAFGGGELKTMTRLQQVSVPQLSLNNYIPQVTQFDLADITELEAWRGELKANFKKEGISLTILAFIAKAVAHLLKEEPYFAGHLADDQKAVMLRHEIHMGIAVATPDGLTVPVLRNPDRKSIRQIAQELGELSQKARDKKLSPKDLQGANFTITSLGSIGGTAFTPLVNWPQVAILGISPATMQPVWNGESFDPRLMLPLSLSYDHRVINGADAARFTNKLTKLLKDIRSLLL, encoded by the coding sequence ATGCAAATCAAGACACCTGATATCGGCGTAGATCAAGCGAATGTTGCAGAAATTCTGGTCAAAGTAGGCGACCATATTGAAGTAGATGACAGCATTGTCGTGTTGGAATCCGATAAAGCAACGGTTGAAGTGCCTGCCACTTCAGCCGGAGTAGTTAAAAGTATCCTGGTCAATCAGGGCGATGACGTGACTGAAGGCACAGCATTGATTGAACTTGAAGCAGAAGGTACATCTGGTGGCGTTACTGAAGCTCAAGAAGCCGATGCAGCACAGAAAACTTCAGAAAATACTCCAACTGAATTACCTGACCGGGAAATTCAGCAGGAAATTTCATCCCATCAGCCAAACTCTCCGACCCAGGCTGCTCAACCGTCTGAATCTGGCTCATCTTCAGCTGCTACGGTTGAAGTTAAGTTGCCTGATATTGGGGTAGAGAAAGCACTGGTGGGTGAGCTGCTGGTTCAGGTAGGTGATGATATTCAGGTTGACCAGAGTATTGCAGTAGTTGAGTCAGACAAAGCCACCGTAGAAGTACCAAGTACTGTAGCAGGCAAAGTACAAAGTATTACCGTCAAAGAAGGTGATAGCGTTAAAGAAGGTGTGGTGCTGATTACTGTACGGACCGCTGAAGGTTCGGCCGAGCCTGTACCAGAGAAGCCTTCCGTCCAGTCTGCTACAGAAAAATTTGCATCTCAACGGCAGGCTGCTACATCAGTTGAAAATAGTAGTAGTGCTGAAAGTACAAAAATTGAAGTCACTGTACCGGACCTTGGGGTAGACAAAGCCACAGTCACTGAAATTTTAGTTAAAGTCGGTGACCGTGTAGAGGCTCAGCAAAGCTTGTGTGTGGTTGAGTCAGACAAGGCTTCAGTTGAGATTCCAAGTTCTGCTGCCGGCATCATTAAGGCGTTACATGTAGAGTTAAACCAGGTCGTTAAACAGGGACTATTACTGGCTGTAGTAGAGATAGAGAAATCATCTGAACCGGTTAAAACTAAACAGGCTGCAGCGGTTAAAGAGCAGGATGCTGCAACGCAACAGACTGTAGCTAAGCCGCAAAATGATACTGGTACTTTGTCAGCTCCACAGCAGGGCACTGATAAGTTAAGTAAAGAACAGCAACTTGAAAATGCCAAGGTTTATGCTGGGCCTGCAGTACGGAAGCTGGCTCGTGAACTGGGTGTAGTATTAGCACAGGTTAAGGCATCGGGACCGCATGAACGTGTAATGAAGGAAGACGTTTTTGCATATGTCAAAACTCGTCTGACTGAAGTGCAAAAACCTGCAAGCTCAACTCCAGCACCTGTGGTTTCAGGTTTGCCAGCTTTGCCAGATTTTACTGCTTTTGGTGGTGGTGAACTGAAAACCATGACACGTTTGCAGCAGGTGTCTGTTCCACAGCTTTCACTCAACAATTATATTCCTCAGGTAACCCAGTTTGATTTGGCTGATATTACCGAACTTGAGGCATGGCGTGGTGAATTGAAAGCTAACTTTAAAAAAGAAGGCATCAGTCTGACTATCTTGGCCTTTATCGCCAAGGCGGTTGCTCACCTGTTAAAAGAAGAGCCTTATTTTGCAGGTCATCTGGCTGATGACCAGAAAGCAGTAATGCTGCGTCATGAAATTCATATGGGTATTGCGGTAGCTACGCCAGATGGGTTGACTGTACCGGTACTACGTAATCCTGACCGGAAATCTATCCGTCAGATTGCACAGGAATTGGGGGAGCTGAGCCAGAAGGCGCGTGATAAAAAGCTGTCTCCAAAAGACCTGCAAGGTGCCAACTTTACCATTACCAGTCTGGGTTCAATCGGTGGTACGGCATTTACGCCGCTGGTTAACTGGCCACAAGTGGCAATTCTGGGAATTTCTCCGGCAACCATGCAACCAGTATGGAATGGTGAGTCTTTTGATCCGCGCCTGATGTTGCCATTATCATTGTCTTATGATCATCGGGTCATTAATGGTGCTGATGCAGCACGTTTTACCAATAAGCTGACCAAACTGTTAAAGGATATACGCAGTTTATTGCTGTAA
- the guaB gene encoding IMP dehydrogenase, with the protein MLTIVQEALTFDDVLLLPAYSTVLPKDVSLKTRLTRGIQLNIPLVSAAMDTVTESRMAIAMAQNGGIGILHKNMDIALQAAEVRRVKKFEAGMVKDPITVTPETTVRELIAITQANNISGVPVVKDGQVVGIVTGRDTRFETNLEQPVSNIMTPQERLVTVREGESKENIQALLQQHRIEKVLVVDEQHALKGLITVTDFRKAELYPNSCKDDLGRLRVGAAVGTGAETPSRVEALVEAGVDVIVVDTAHGHSAGVIERVRWVKNNYPQVQVIGGNIATGDAALALLDAGADAVKVGIGPGSICTTRIVAGIGMPQISAIDSVASALKEQIPLIADGGIRFSGDMAKAIGAGASTIMVGSLLAGTEEAPGEVEFFQGRYYKAYRGMGSLGAMAGATGSADRYFQDSKAGAEKLVPEGIEGRVPYKGPMGNIVHQMMGGLRSSMGYTGSATIDDLRQNAKFVKITAAGMSESHVHDVTITKEAPNYRVG; encoded by the coding sequence ATGCTGACCATCGTTCAAGAAGCGTTAACCTTCGATGATGTCTTGTTACTCCCTGCCTACTCTACTGTTCTCCCAAAAGATGTCTCCTTAAAGACACGTTTGACCCGCGGTATTCAACTTAATATTCCTCTTGTTTCAGCAGCCATGGATACTGTAACCGAGTCACGTATGGCGATTGCCATGGCTCAGAACGGTGGTATCGGTATTCTGCATAAGAATATGGATATTGCACTTCAGGCTGCAGAAGTCCGCCGTGTCAAAAAATTTGAAGCCGGTATGGTTAAAGACCCAATTACAGTTACCCCTGAAACCACTGTACGTGAACTGATTGCGATTACGCAAGCCAATAATATCAGTGGTGTACCTGTGGTTAAAGATGGCCAGGTGGTCGGCATTGTTACTGGCCGTGATACCCGTTTTGAAACTAATCTTGAACAGCCTGTCAGTAATATTATGACGCCACAAGAGCGCTTGGTGACTGTGCGGGAAGGCGAGTCTAAAGAAAATATTCAGGCCTTACTGCAACAGCACCGTATTGAAAAAGTACTGGTCGTGGACGAGCAACATGCACTTAAAGGACTGATTACGGTAACGGATTTCCGTAAAGCTGAGCTTTATCCAAATAGCTGTAAAGATGACCTTGGCCGATTGCGTGTTGGTGCAGCAGTAGGAACTGGTGCCGAAACACCAAGCCGTGTTGAAGCCTTGGTTGAGGCAGGTGTAGATGTCATTGTGGTCGATACTGCCCATGGTCACTCAGCCGGTGTAATTGAACGTGTCCGTTGGGTCAAGAATAACTATCCGCAGGTCCAAGTCATTGGTGGAAATATTGCCACAGGTGATGCTGCGCTGGCGTTACTTGATGCCGGTGCAGATGCAGTTAAGGTAGGTATTGGACCAGGTTCAATCTGTACCACCCGTATTGTTGCCGGTATTGGTATGCCGCAGATCTCTGCAATTGACAGTGTGGCCAGTGCACTTAAAGAACAGATTCCACTGATTGCAGATGGTGGTATCCGTTTCTCGGGTGACATGGCCAAAGCAATTGGTGCAGGTGCCAGTACGATTATGGTCGGTTCATTGCTAGCAGGAACTGAAGAAGCACCAGGTGAGGTTGAATTCTTTCAGGGACGTTATTATAAGGCCTATCGTGGCATGGGTTCATTAGGAGCAATGGCTGGAGCGACCGGGTCTGCAGACCGCTACTTCCAGGACTCTAAAGCGGGTGCCGAGAAATTGGTTCCAGAAGGTATTGAAGGCCGTGTACCATATAAAGGCCCGATGGGTAATATTGTGCACCAGATGATGGGTGGTTTACGTTCATCTATGGGTTATACCGGATCTGCGACAATTGATGATCTTCGCCAAAATGCTAAATTTGTAAAAATTACGGCAGCAGGTATGTCTGAGTCTCATGTACATGATGTCACGATTACTAAAGAAGCACCTAACTACCGTGTGGGTTAA
- a CDS encoding putative porin, with translation MKKLAIASALLSALAVTGTANAYQAEVGASASYVDPDNGDSGSAFGVNGTYYFNPVQTRNAPLAEAAFLDRASNVSAAINYADRGDVDSTRYGIGAEYFVPNSDFYLSGNVSRHDSERDTPFGTIDNDTTYYGAEVGYLPAPGLLIAAGLKGYDNDNDDGVDPTLRAKYVTTLSNGKDINLEAGAAFGDLDEYNLAADYFIDKTFSIGADYYNNDLTDTNEFGVNARKFINQQVSLEGRVGFGEEGNNDYNSFGVAAKYRF, from the coding sequence ATGAAAAAACTAGCAATTGCGTCAGCGCTTTTATCAGCTCTAGCAGTAACGGGCACAGCCAATGCTTATCAAGCCGAAGTAGGTGCATCTGCAAGTTATGTAGACCCCGACAATGGCGATTCAGGTAGTGCTTTTGGTGTAAACGGTACTTATTATTTTAATCCGGTTCAAACACGTAATGCACCGCTTGCAGAAGCTGCTTTCCTTGACCGTGCCAGCAATGTAAGCGCAGCTATTAACTATGCTGACCGTGGTGATGTAGATAGTACTCGTTATGGTATCGGTGCAGAATACTTTGTACCTAACTCAGACTTTTACCTAAGTGGTAATGTTAGCCGTCACGACAGTGAGCGTGATACACCATTTGGTACTATTGATAATGATACAACTTACTATGGTGCAGAAGTAGGTTACTTACCAGCTCCAGGTCTCTTAATTGCAGCCGGTCTAAAAGGTTATGACAATGACAATGACGACGGTGTAGACCCAACACTTCGTGCAAAATATGTTACAACTCTTAGCAATGGTAAAGATATCAACCTTGAAGCGGGTGCAGCATTCGGTGACCTTGATGAATACAATCTGGCAGCAGATTACTTCATTGACAAAACTTTCAGTATCGGTGCCGACTATTACAATAATGATTTAACAGATACTAATGAGTTTGGCGTAAATGCACGTAAATTCATTAACCAGCAAGTAAGTCTGGAAGGCCGTGTTGGCTTCGGTGAAGAAGGTAATAATGACTACAATAGCTTTGGTGTAGCTGCAAAATACCGCTTCTAA
- the glmM gene encoding phosphoglucosamine mutase, with protein sequence MSYFGTDGIRGKFGELPITPEFALKLGFAAGKVLKRINPSDKTLVVLGKDTRLSGYILESALQAGLNAAGVYVHLLGPLPTPAIAHLTRALHAHAGIVISASHNPYFDNGIKFFSSQGKKLPDELQEAINAELEKEIRIEDTANLGKSVRVKDAAGRYIEFCKSTFPYHHDLRGLKIVVDCANGAAYNVGPAVFRELGAKVIALYNEPDGLNINEQCGSTHPENLQKAVIQSHADLGIAFDGDADRVVMVDKAGNLIDGDHILYILATQTSQKPAGIAGTLMSNLSLELALKKAGVDFVRAKVGDRYVLQALEENGWMTGGEPSGHILTLDKSTTGDAIIAALQVLTVMVEQGKALDELVADFELFPQELINIRLEKMIDPYSIPALVAEFEKAEAQLEGRGRLLIRKSGTEPVIRVMVEGENEQEVKALAQHLANAVKNQADVLVEG encoded by the coding sequence ATGAGCTATTTTGGAACCGATGGTATCCGTGGTAAATTCGGTGAACTCCCAATCACCCCTGAATTTGCCTTAAAACTTGGTTTCGCTGCAGGTAAGGTACTCAAAAGAATCAATCCTTCTGATAAAACATTAGTCGTACTAGGTAAAGATACCCGTTTGTCCGGGTATATTTTAGAGTCAGCCTTACAGGCTGGTCTTAACGCTGCTGGCGTTTATGTACATTTACTTGGGCCTTTACCGACTCCCGCAATTGCCCATTTGACGCGTGCTTTACATGCCCATGCCGGGATCGTCATTTCTGCTTCGCATAATCCTTATTTTGATAATGGTATTAAATTCTTTTCCAGTCAGGGTAAAAAATTGCCAGACGAGCTTCAAGAAGCAATTAATGCGGAACTGGAAAAAGAAATTCGTATTGAGGATACGGCTAATCTGGGTAAGAGTGTCCGGGTAAAAGATGCAGCTGGCCGTTATATTGAATTCTGTAAATCCACCTTTCCTTACCATCATGATCTCCGTGGCCTGAAAATTGTAGTAGATTGTGCCAATGGAGCAGCCTATAACGTAGGTCCTGCTGTTTTTCGCGAATTAGGGGCAAAAGTTATTGCTCTATATAATGAACCAGACGGCCTAAACATTAACGAGCAATGTGGTTCAACTCATCCAGAAAACCTGCAAAAAGCAGTAATACAGTCACATGCCGACCTCGGTATTGCATTTGATGGCGATGCTGATCGCGTCGTTATGGTAGATAAAGCCGGTAACCTGATTGATGGTGACCATATTCTGTATATTCTTGCGACACAAACCAGCCAGAAACCTGCGGGTATTGCCGGTACCCTGATGAGTAACCTGTCACTGGAACTGGCATTAAAAAAAGCCGGTGTCGATTTTGTTCGGGCCAAAGTCGGTGACCGCTATGTATTGCAGGCACTAGAAGAGAATGGCTGGATGACTGGCGGTGAACCTTCTGGACATATTCTTACCTTGGATAAGAGTACAACAGGAGACGCTATTATTGCTGCACTTCAGGTATTAACTGTCATGGTTGAGCAGGGTAAGGCTCTGGATGAACTGGTTGCAGACTTTGAGCTTTTTCCACAAGAACTCATTAATATTCGTTTAGAAAAAATGATTGATCCTTATTCGATTCCTGCACTGGTTGCTGAATTTGAAAAAGCTGAAGCACAGCTTGAAGGAAGAGGACGGCTTTTAATAAGAAAATCAGGTACTGAGCCGGTCATCCGTGTCATGGTAGAGGGTGAAAATGAGCAGGAAGTAAAAGCACTGGCTCAACATCTGGCCAATGCCGTAAAAAATCAGGCAGATGTACTTGTGGAGGGCTAA
- the pdxH gene encoding pyridoxamine 5'-phosphate oxidase, with translation MSDVIKDLSELRLTYQKDELHEAEVDTQPHEQFLSWFNYALQAGLHEPYAMSLATANAQGRPHVRTVLLRGATETGYDFYTNYDSQKGLDLAVNPYAELLFYWPVLERQIRVHGRVEKISEQESTEYYHKRPHDSQVAAHISQPQSGVISSREELQQRFQTLQQQVENQPLEKPVFWGGYRLHPEYYEFWQGRPNRLHDRLSYERIDGHWKLQRLMP, from the coding sequence ATGAGTGATGTGATTAAAGATTTAAGTGAGTTACGCCTGACTTATCAGAAAGATGAGCTGCATGAAGCAGAAGTAGATACCCAGCCACATGAGCAGTTCTTGAGCTGGTTTAATTATGCTCTTCAAGCAGGATTGCATGAACCTTATGCCATGTCCTTAGCTACCGCAAATGCTCAGGGGCGACCACATGTGCGTACCGTGTTGCTGCGCGGCGCCACTGAAACAGGTTATGACTTCTATACCAATTATGACAGTCAAAAAGGCTTGGATCTGGCAGTTAATCCTTATGCCGAGCTGCTATTTTACTGGCCTGTATTGGAACGGCAGATCCGTGTCCATGGGCGGGTTGAGAAAATTTCAGAACAGGAGTCAACGGAGTATTATCATAAGCGGCCACATGACAGTCAGGTTGCTGCCCATATCAGTCAGCCACAGAGTGGCGTAATTTCTAGCCGTGAAGAATTACAGCAGCGCTTTCAGACTCTACAACAGCAAGTAGAGAACCAGCCTCTTGAAAAACCTGTATTCTGGGGAGGCTATCGTCTACACCCTGAATATTATGAATTCTGGCAGGGACGGCCTAACCGTTTACACGACCGCCTCAGTTATGAAAGAATCGATGGTCATTGGAAATTACAACGATTAATGCCATAG